A genomic segment from Nicotiana sylvestris chromosome 1, ASM39365v2, whole genome shotgun sequence encodes:
- the LOC104233086 gene encoding serine--tRNA ligase: MLDINLFREDKGHNPEIIRESQRRRFADVGLVDQVIQLDKEWRQRQFELDNLRKDFNKINKEVARLKISGEDASHKIKDTEENKQLTAKKEAEVQEARAALYSKLEIIGNLVHDSVPVSNDEANNAIVRSWGEKRTEKGLKNHVDLVELLGIADIKKGANVAGGRGYYLKGDGVLLNQALINFALNFLRKRGYNPLQTPFFMRKEIMAKCAQLAQFDEELYKVTGEGDDKYLIATAEQPLCAYHLDDWIHPSQLPLRYAGYSSCFRKEAGSHGRDTLGIFRVHQFEKVEQFCLTSPNGNDSWDMHEEMIKNSEEFFQLLKIPYQIVSIVSGALNDAAAKKYDLEGWYPASSTYRELVSCSNCTDYQSRKLEIRFGQKKGNEQAKQYVHLLNSTLTATERTICCILENYQREDGVEIPEVLRPYMDGVTFMPFQTPPAKEAKGKKSKA, from the exons ATGTTGGACATAAATCTGTTCAGAGAAGATAAGGGACATAATCCCGAGATCATTCGTGAATCTCAACGTCGTCGTTTTGCCGACGTCGGTCTCGTCGATCAGGTCATTCAACTCGACAAAGAATGGCGTCAGC GCCAATTTGAGCTTGATAACTTGAGGAAAGATTTCAACAAGATCAACAAAGAAGTTGCCAGGCTAAAGATT TCTGGTGAGGATGCAAGTCACAAGATTAAGGACACTGAAGAGAACAAGCAACTAACTGCAAAGAAAGAGGCAGAAGTGCAGGAGGCTCGAGCCGCTTTATATTCAAAGTTGGAAATCATTGGAAACCTTGTGCACGATTCAGTGCCAGTTAGTAATGATGAG GCAAATAATGCTATAGTTCGATCTTGGGGAGAGAAGCGGACTGAGAAGGGTCTTAAAAATCATGTTGATCTCGTTGAGCTTCTTGGAATTGCAGACATTAAAAAGG GTGCAAATGTTGCTGGAGGAAGAGGTTACTATTTGAAAGGGGATGGTGTACTTCTTAATCAAGCTTTAATTAATTTTGCTCTTAATTTCCTAAGGAAGAGGGGATATAATCCATTGCAGACACCATTCTTCATGAGGAAAGAAATCATGGCAAAGTGTGCTCAGTTAGCTCAGTTTGATGAAGAACTTTACAAG GTCACTGGTGAGGGAGATGACAAATATCTGATTGCCACTGCTGAACAACCTCTATGTGCTTATCATTTGGATGACTGGATTCATCCTTCACAGCTTCCGTTAAG GTATGCTGGATACTCGTCATGCTTCCGCAAAGAAGCTGGTTCACATGGACGAGATACTCTGGGAATTTTCAGAGTACATCAATTTGAGAAAGTGGAACAGTTTTGTTTGACCAGTCCAAATGGCAATGACTCCTGGGACATGCATGAGGAGATGATTAAAAATTCGGAGGAATTCTTTCAACTG CTAAAGATTCCTTACCAAATTGTATCTATTGTTTCTGGCGCACTGAATGATGCAGCAGCAAAGAAGTATGATCTAGAAGGTTGGTATCCTGCATCTTCGACTTACAGAGAGCTTGTGTCCTGCTCAAACTGCACAGACTATCAGTCGAGGAAATTGGAAATTCGGTTTGGACAGAAGAAG GGTAATGAGCAAGCAAAACAATACGTGCATTTGTTGAACTCCACTCTTACAGCGACAGAGAGGACTATCTGTTGTATACTTGAGAACTACCAGAGGGAAGATGGAGTTGAGATTCCTGAAGTTCTACGTCCATACATGGATGGGGTGACATTCATGCCTTTCCAGACCCCTCCAGCAAAAGAAGCTAAAGGAAAGAAGTCAAAGGCATGA
- the LOC104233087 gene encoding uncharacterized protein, with the protein MMSSNYTAIDNQNVSGSVPAVADPPGQVAVKFTDSNLQTFPPSSSQGKISGASGPPRDADDTFSKPVSGSDEPQQSGWFRAFTIAAYKPYFDVDTTDVLERIKDSLFPFTGSFSEKTANKPDLYGPFWICSTLVFVAASIGTFVTYIAHKLQKKEWNYDINLVTWSAGLFYGYSTIVPLCLFLVLKYFSAPSGLVQLLCLYGYSLFVFIPALCLSLVPWEIVRWVVAGVAGFMSATFVALNLKHHIASAGERWFFIVAAIFLLQLALALVLRVYLFNVTV; encoded by the exons ATGATGTCCAGCAATTACACCGCAATTGATAATCAGAATGTTTCTGGATCTGTTCCT GCAGTCGCAGATCCACCTGGCCAAGTTGCCGTCAAATTCACTG ATTCGAATTTGCAGACATTTCCACCTTCCAGTTCCCAGGGGAAAATCTCTGGTGCTTCTGGACCTCCACGTGATGCTGACG ATACATTCTCTAAACCAGTATCTGGTTCTGATGAGCCCCAGCAGAGCGGTTGGTTTCGCGCTTTCACTATTGCTGCGTACAAGCCCTATTTTGATGTTGATACCACTGATGTTCTAGAGAGAATTAAAGATTCACTCTTTCCTTTCACGGGATCCTTTTCGGAGAAGACTGCCAATAAACCAGATTT GTATGGCCCGTTCTGGATATGCAGTACCTTGGTATTTGTTGCAGCTTCCATTGGCACATTTGTTACGTATATAGCACACAAGCTACAGAAAAAGGAGTGGAACTACGACATCAACCTTGTCACTTGGTCTGCGGGTTTATTTTATGGTTATTCCACTATTGTTCCTCTTTGCTTGTTTCTAGTCCTCAAGTACTTCTCTGCACCATCTGGCCTCGTTCAGCTGCTGTGCCTTTACGGCTATTCCCTTTTCGTCTTCATTCCGGCATTG TGTCTGTCTCTTGTTCCCTGGGAGATAGTGAGATGGGTAGTTGCTGGTGTAGCTGGCTTCATGTCTGCCACATTTGTGGCTCTTAATCTGAAACACCACATAGCATCGGCTGGTGAAAGGTGGTTCTTCATTGTGGCTGCTATCTTCCTGTTGCAACTTGCACTTGCTTTGGTACTGAGGGTTTACTTGTTCAACGTCACAGTATAA